Genomic DNA from Flavobacterium sp. N502540:
GTTTTCAACCCTGGTAAAAAAACAACAAGCATCTTTACTCCTTAAAGAAGCGGTAGAAATTCCCGATTTTAGTATTGAAAAAGCCAGACCTGTGCATACTTTTTGGATAAAAGAAATTTGTGAAGTAACACTTGCATCAGCCATAGCTCGCGGAACCGGGATTTCCGGTCGTTCTCCCGAGTTTCTTGAAACCAAAATGAAAAAGGGAGAGGCAGTCATAGCCTTCACCTCAGACGGAAGGTGGGCGGGGTTTTCATTTATCTCCTCCTGGGAAAATGGAAAGTATGTTTCTAATTCCGGATTGATCGTCGCTCCTGAGTTCAGACACACCGGACTTGCTAAAAGAATTAAAAC
This window encodes:
- a CDS encoding GNAT family N-acetyltransferase; translated protein: MRTLTYKIEPIKRHFTFSTLVKKQQASLLLKEAVEIPDFSIEKARPVHTFWIKEICEVTLASAIARGTGISGRSPEFLETKMKKGEAVIAFTSDGRWAGFSFISSWENGKYVSNSGLIVAPEFRHTGLAKRIKTKIFELSREKYPNARIFSLSTGLAVMKMNHELGFEPVTYSELTTDEMFWENCKSCVNCPILINKDKKNCLCTAMLYDPKKNEMTTD